The genome window TCCTACCGCCGCACCGGCGACCCGACCCGGGCCGCCGCGACCGCCGACCAGGCGCGGACGCTGGCCGCCGGCATGCAGTCGGGTCTGGTGGCCAGGGTGCTGCGGGAGTTCGACGGTCCGCCGGCCGGGGGTGCAGGGTGACCTGCCGGCCGAGCGGGTGGCCCACGAGGCTCTGGCCGAGTTCCGTGCCCGGCCGGTGAAACCGCGCGGGGGAGGCGGGGCGTCCCGGAAGTCGGGTGGTCGGCGTTAGGCTGCCCCGCACACGTAGCGAAGGGTTCGGCGCAGCTCATGAAGGTTCTGATCTCCGGCGGTGCCGGGTTCATCGGTAGTACCGTCGCCTCGGCCTGCCTGGACGCCGGGCACACCCCGGTCATCCTGGACAGCCTGGTCACCGGTCGGCGCGAGTTCACCGAGGGCCGGGTCTTCTACCAGGGCGACATCGTCGACGGCGATCTGGTGGACCGGATCTTCGCCGAGCACCCGGACATCGAGGCCGTGGTGCACTGCGCCGCGCTGATCGTGGTGCCGGACTCGGTGGCCGACCCGGTCGGCTACTACCGCGCCAACGTGGCCAAGAGCCTGGAGTTCACCGGGCACCTGCTGCGCAACGGCTGCGAGAAGATGATCTTCTCGTCCTCGGCCTCGATCTACCGGGCCGGCGAGGACTTCAGCGTGGACGAGCACGCGGACGTGGACCCGCAGAGCCCGTACGCCCGCACCAAGGCGGTCTGCGAGGGGATGTTCGCCGACATCGCGGCGAGCCGGCCGATCCGGATCCTCTCGCTGCGCTACTTCAACCCGATCGGCGCCGACCCCGAGCTGCGCACCGGCCTCCAGGTGCGCAACCCCAGCCACGCGCTGGGCAAGCTGATCGGGGCCCAGGCGGCCGGCGAGGTCTTCCGGATCACCGGCACCCACTGGCCCACCCGGGACGGTTCCGGCATCCGCGACTACGTGCACGTCTGGGACCTGGCCGCCGCGCACGTCGCCGCGCTGGAGCGGTTCGACCGGGCGCTGGAGGGCGGGCGCTCCTCGGCGATCAACCTGGGCACCGGCACCGGCACCACGGTGCGCGAACTCGTCGCGGCCTTCAACAGCGTGGTGGACCGGCCGGTCGAGGTGACCGAGACCGAGACCCGCCCCGGCGACGTGGCCGGCGCCTACACCCGCAGCGACCGGGCGAAGCGGCTGCTCGACTGGGAGCCGGCGCAGAGCCTGGAGCAGGGCATCCGGGACTCGCTGCGCTGGGTCGAGGTGCGCGACCAGCGGCTGGCCTGACGCACGGTGGGGCGGGCCGGGATCCGGCCCGCCCTACGGGGCGCTGCGGCGCCCTGCGGTACCCTATGGCCATGCGAACCGTGTGCCTGCTCCTTAGCCGGCCGCGCTGACCAGGACCGGCCGAGCCGAGCGGGCCATGCCGGAGTCAGCGTGGCGACCCCTCCTGCGAGGGGCTTTTTTGTTTCCGGGGCCGGTGTGCGAAGGCCCGGTCCCGGATGCCAAGCCCCGTCCCCGGCCGCTCAGCTGACGATTCGCAACCTGACACGATGGAGCTTGAAGGACCATGAGCGAGACGACCCCTGCCTCCGGCGCCGCCGAGGCCACCACCGAGCCGTTCCGGTACACGGCCGCCCTGGCCGCCGACATCGAGTCCCGCTGGCAGGACACCTGGGAGAAGGAGGGCACGTTCAACGCCCCCAACCCGGTGGGTCCGCTGGCGGTGGAGGGCGGCGACGCGCGGGACGTCACCGCGAAGCCGCACAGCTTCATCATGGACATGTTCCCGTACCCCTCCGGCGCCGGCCTGCACGTGGGCCACCCGCTGGGGTACATCGCCACCGACGTGTACGCCCGCTTCCAGCGGATGACCGGGCACAACGTGCTGCACACCCTGGGCTACGACGCCTTCGGCCTGCCCGCCGAGCAGCACGCGGTGGCCACCGGCGTGCACCCGCGGACCTCCACCGAGGCCGCGATCACCAACATGCGCTCCCAGCTGCGCCGGCTGGGCCTGGGCCACGACTCCCGCCGGTCGATCTCCACCATCGACCCGGAGTACTACCGCTGGACCCAGTGGATCTTCCTGCAGATCTTCAACTCCTGGTTCGACCCGGCGGCGAACGCGGCCCGACCGATCGACGAGCTGGTCGCACAGTTCGCCGACGGCTCCCGGCCGACCCCGGACGGCCGCCCGTGGGCCGAGCTGTCCGGCGCCGAGCGCGACGAGCTGCTGGGCGAGTACCGGCTGGCCTACAGCAAGGAGGTGCCGGTCAACTGGTGCCCCGGCCTGGGCACCGTGCTGGCCAACGAGGAGGTCACCGCCGACGGCCGGTCCGAGCGCGGCAACTTCCCGGTCTTCAAGTCCAAGCTGCGCCAGTGGATGATGCGGATCACCGCCTACGGCGACCGGCTGATCGGCGACCTGGACAAGCTGGACTGGCCGGAGGCGATCAAGCAGCAGCAGCGCAACTGGATCGGCCGCTCCGAGGGCGCGCGCGTCGCCTTCCCGGTCGCGCACGGGCGCGAGATCACCGTCTTCACCACCCGGCCCGACACCCTGTTCGGCGCCACCTACATGGTGCTGGCCCCCGAGCACGAGCTGGTCGACGCGATCGTCCCGGCCGCCTGGCCGGGCGAGACCCTGAACGACTGGAAGGGCGGCGCGCACACCCCGGCCGAGGCGGTCGCCGCCTACCGGGCCGCCGCGGCCGCCAAGTCGGACGTCGAGCGGCAGATGGACGCCAAGGTCAAGACCGGCGTCTTCACCGGCGCCTACGCGACCAACCCGGTCACCGGCAAGCCGATCCCGGTCTTCATCGCCGACTACGTGCTGATGGGCTACGGCACCGGCGCGATCATGGCCGTGCCGGCCCACGACTCGCGCGACTTCGCGTTCGCCCGGGCCTTCTCGCTGCCGCTGCGCTGCGTGGTGGAGCCGACCGACGGCCGCGCCGCCGACCCGCACGAGTGGGACGGGGCCTTCGACAGCTACGACTCGGTGCTGGTCAACTCGGCCGGCGAGGGTGTCTCGCTGGACGGCCTGACCGTGCCGGAGGCCAAGCGCACCGTCACCGCCTGGCTGACCGAGCGCGGGATCGGCGAAGGCACCGTCAACTACCGCCTGCGCGACTGGCTGTTCAGCCGCCAGCGGTACTGGGGCGAGCCGTTCCCGATCGTCTACGACGAGGACGGCGTGATGCACGCGCTGCCCGAGTCGATGCTGCCGGTCGAGGTCCCCGAGGTGGACGACTACTCGCCGCACACCTACGACCCGCAGGACGCCACCAGCACCCCCAAGACCCCACTGTCCCGCAACGAGGACTGGGTCAACGTGGAGCTGGACCTGGGCGACGGCGTGAAGAAGTACCGCCGGGAGACCAACACCATGCCCAACTGGGCGGGCTCCTGCTGGTACGAGCTGCGCTACGTGGACCCGGTCAACCGGGACGCGGTGGTCGCCCCGGCCAACGAGGCCTACTGGATGGGCCCGACCGAGCAGAAGCCGGCCGGCGGCGTGGACCTGTACGTCGGCGGTTCCGAGCACGCGGTGCTGCACCTGCTGTACGCGCGCTTCTGGCACAAGGTGCTGCACGACCTGGGCCACGTCTCCTCGGTCGAGCCGTTCCACAAGCTGTTCAACCAGGGCATGATCACCGCCGACGTCTACCGCGACGCGCGCGGCTTCCCGGTGCCCGCCGCCGAGGTCGAGGAGGTGGACGGCGGCTACACCTGGCAGGGCCAGCCGGTCACCCGCGAGGCGGGCAAGATGGGCAAGTCGCTGAAGAACGCGATCGCGCCGGACGACATCTGCGCCGAGTACGGCGCCGACACGCTGCGCCTGTACGAGATGTCGATGGGCCCGCTGGACGTCTCCCGTCCGTGGGACCCGCGCGCCGTGGTCGGCTCCTTCCGGTTCCTGCAGCGGCTGTGGCGCAACATCGTCTCCGAGGAGACCGGCGAGCTGGTGGTCACCGACGAGCCGGCCGACGAGGCGACCCTGCGCGCGCTGCACAAGGCGATCGACGGGATCCGCGGCGACCTGGCCGGGCTGCGCTTCAACACCGCCGTGGCCAAGGCGATCGAGCTGAACAACTACCTGGTCAAGCGCGGCAGCACGCCGCGCGAGGTGGCCGAGTCGCTGGTCCTGATGGTCGCGCCGCTGGCCCCGCACGTCGCCGAGGAGCTGTGGCACCGGCTGGGCCACACCGAGTCGCTGACCTACACCGACTTCCCGGTCGCCGACCCGGCGCTGGCCGTGGCCGAGGCCGTGGTCTGCCCGGTGCAGATCAAGGGCAAGGTCAAGGCCCGCCTGGAGGTCCCGCCGACCATCACCGACGCCGAGCTGGAGGCGCTGGCGCTGGCCGACCCGGCGGTGATCGCGGCGATCGGCGACGCCCCGGTGCGCAAGGTGATCACCAAGGCGCCGAAGCTGGTGAACATCGTCACCGGCTGACGGTCCGTCGGTCGTCCCGTCCGGGGCCCGGTCGCACCTCGCGGTGCGGCCGGGCCCCGGCGTTTTCTCCGCGAGCCCCGGGGCCGTTCTCAGGGTCATCCCTGAACGGGCCCTGATCCGGGCCGTTCGACCCCTGGAATCGGGCGCTGGGGCAGCCCGGCCGGGCTACCGTGGAAGCGGTACGAGGCCCGGTGGCGCTGGAAGGCGGCAAGCTGATGTTCGAGGCGGTCGGAGTGGTGGTCGTGCTCGTCGCGCTCTTCGGAGCGGCCGTCGTCACGCTGCTGGTGGTCGCCGCGGTCAAGGCGGTCAAGGCCGTGGCGGCCAAGGTCGAGAAGACCGAGGTGCAGGCCCGGCGAGCGGTGGAGAACGTCACGCTCAAGGCGAAGACCTTCGCCAAGCCCGGCCCGGTCGGCGAGCTGTCCGCCGTCCGGCTCGGCCTGCGCACCTCGCTGACCGGCACCCGCGAGGTGCTGGAGAGCGGGGTCGCCACCGACGCCCAACTCGGCGAGTCGCTCGGCCTGCTGGCCCGCCTGGAGGCGCACGCCGCCGAACTGGACGGCGAACTGCGGCTGCTGGAGCGCGAACCCGACCCGGCCCGGATCACCGCCCGACTGCCCGAACTGCGTGAGCGGGCCGACCGGATCACGCAGTCGGCCGGCTCGCTGCGCTGGGCCGCGCAGGAGCGGGCGCACCGGTTCTCGGCGGACGAGCTGAACCGGCTGGCCGAGGAGGTCGCCAACGAGGCCGGGGCGCTGCGGCACTGGGACACGGGGGGTGCGGGCCGGGCGCCGGAGGGCGGCGAGCGCGCCGGTGAGGGTGCCGAGCCGGGGGCGGGGGCCGCGGGTGCCGGTGCTGCTTCGGGTGCCGGTGCCGGTGCCGGGGGAGCGGCGGGCGGGTTCGGGGCCACGCTGCGGGCCGGGCTGGAGTCCGGGGCCGGCCGGGTCGCGGCGGAGGACCTGCTGGGCAACCTGGCGCAGCGCCTGCGCAAGCCCGCGCCGGGATCGCAGGGGAACTGACGGGGCGTCCGCACGGGAGCGGGCGTGGGCGCGAACCGGTGCGCGGCTGCGGAGGATCCGTGCGCGGCGCCGGACGAATGTGCTGGGCGACCCCGGGAGGAGTAACCTCCGGCTCATGTCCGCCCAGCTCGCGCTCGTCACCGACTCCACGGCCTACCTGCCGCAGGAGGTGGTCGACCGGCACCGGATCTCGGTGGTGCCGCTGAGCGTCGTGGTCGGCGACGAAGTGCTCACCGAGGGCGTGGAGATCGCGCCGAAGGACGTCGCCGAGGCACTGCGCGCCAAGCAGCGGCTGACCACCTCGCGCCCCAACCCGGAGACCTTCGCCGCCGCGTACAAGGCCGCCGCGGCGGCCGGGGCGACCGGGGTGGTCTCGGTGCACATCTCCGGCGAGCTCTCCGGCACCGGCGAGGCGGCCCGGCTGGCCGCCGCCGAGGCGCCGCTGCCGGTACGGGTGGTGGACAGCCGGCTGGTCGGCATGGCGCTCGGCTACACGGTGCTGGCCGCCGCCGAGGCCCGGGACGCCGGCCTCGACCTGGACGAGGTGGCCGCCGCCGCCGAGCGGCGGGCCGCCGGCATCCGGAGCTTCTTCTACGTGGACACCCTGGAACACCTGCGGCGGGGCGGCCGGATCGGCACCGCGCGGGCACTGCTCGGCTCGGCGCTGGCGGTCAAGCCGCTGCTGCACCTGGACGGCGGGCG of Kitasatospora viridis contains these proteins:
- the leuS gene encoding leucine--tRNA ligase, which codes for MSETTPASGAAEATTEPFRYTAALAADIESRWQDTWEKEGTFNAPNPVGPLAVEGGDARDVTAKPHSFIMDMFPYPSGAGLHVGHPLGYIATDVYARFQRMTGHNVLHTLGYDAFGLPAEQHAVATGVHPRTSTEAAITNMRSQLRRLGLGHDSRRSISTIDPEYYRWTQWIFLQIFNSWFDPAANAARPIDELVAQFADGSRPTPDGRPWAELSGAERDELLGEYRLAYSKEVPVNWCPGLGTVLANEEVTADGRSERGNFPVFKSKLRQWMMRITAYGDRLIGDLDKLDWPEAIKQQQRNWIGRSEGARVAFPVAHGREITVFTTRPDTLFGATYMVLAPEHELVDAIVPAAWPGETLNDWKGGAHTPAEAVAAYRAAAAAKSDVERQMDAKVKTGVFTGAYATNPVTGKPIPVFIADYVLMGYGTGAIMAVPAHDSRDFAFARAFSLPLRCVVEPTDGRAADPHEWDGAFDSYDSVLVNSAGEGVSLDGLTVPEAKRTVTAWLTERGIGEGTVNYRLRDWLFSRQRYWGEPFPIVYDEDGVMHALPESMLPVEVPEVDDYSPHTYDPQDATSTPKTPLSRNEDWVNVELDLGDGVKKYRRETNTMPNWAGSCWYELRYVDPVNRDAVVAPANEAYWMGPTEQKPAGGVDLYVGGSEHAVLHLLYARFWHKVLHDLGHVSSVEPFHKLFNQGMITADVYRDARGFPVPAAEVEEVDGGYTWQGQPVTREAGKMGKSLKNAIAPDDICAEYGADTLRLYEMSMGPLDVSRPWDPRAVVGSFRFLQRLWRNIVSEETGELVVTDEPADEATLRALHKAIDGIRGDLAGLRFNTAVAKAIELNNYLVKRGSTPREVAESLVLMVAPLAPHVAEELWHRLGHTESLTYTDFPVADPALAVAEAVVCPVQIKGKVKARLEVPPTITDAELEALALADPAVIAAIGDAPVRKVITKAPKLVNIVTG
- the galE gene encoding UDP-glucose 4-epimerase GalE, giving the protein MKVLISGGAGFIGSTVASACLDAGHTPVILDSLVTGRREFTEGRVFYQGDIVDGDLVDRIFAEHPDIEAVVHCAALIVVPDSVADPVGYYRANVAKSLEFTGHLLRNGCEKMIFSSSASIYRAGEDFSVDEHADVDPQSPYARTKAVCEGMFADIAASRPIRILSLRYFNPIGADPELRTGLQVRNPSHALGKLIGAQAAGEVFRITGTHWPTRDGSGIRDYVHVWDLAAAHVAALERFDRALEGGRSSAINLGTGTGTTVRELVAAFNSVVDRPVEVTETETRPGDVAGAYTRSDRAKRLLDWEPAQSLEQGIRDSLRWVEVRDQRLA
- a CDS encoding DegV family protein codes for the protein MSAQLALVTDSTAYLPQEVVDRHRISVVPLSVVVGDEVLTEGVEIAPKDVAEALRAKQRLTTSRPNPETFAAAYKAAAAAGATGVVSVHISGELSGTGEAARLAAAEAPLPVRVVDSRLVGMALGYTVLAAAEARDAGLDLDEVAAAAERRAAGIRSFFYVDTLEHLRRGGRIGTARALLGSALAVKPLLHLDGGRIEPLEKVRTASRAIARLEEIAVEEAGTRAVDVTVHHLAAADRAEPLAERLRERVPGLRELYVGEVGAVIGAHVGPGLLAVVVAPV